Proteins encoded by one window of Emticicia oligotrophica DSM 17448:
- a CDS encoding NifU family protein, which translates to MENLLEKVENALNSVRPYLQTDGGNVRVVEVTEDLTAKIELLGACGTCPMSSMTFKAGLEEAILKAVPEIKKVEALNLTPAF; encoded by the coding sequence ATGGAAAATTTATTAGAAAAAGTAGAGAACGCACTGAATAGCGTAAGACCATATCTACAAACTGATGGAGGCAATGTGAGAGTTGTAGAAGTAACCGAAGATTTAACAGCTAAAATCGAATTATTAGGTGCTTGTGGCACATGTCCAATGTCTTCTATGACTTTTAAAGCAGGCTTAGAAGAAGCTATTTTGAAAGCAGTACCTGAAATAAAGAAAGTTGAAGCTCTTAATCTAACTCCAGCTTTTTGA
- the argS gene encoding arginine--tRNA ligase: MNIEQSLKKAIQEALLALYQVEEEVILQPTKKDFEGNYTFVVFPLVKSLRKNPVELGNAIGQYLKDKNSFVSGFNVVQGFLNIVLDNGVWIDTLNAILADDSFGQLPSNGQSVMVEFSSPNTNKPLHLGHLRNNFLGESVSSILKAGGFEVIKTSLVNDRGIHICKSMLAYQKFGNNETPESLGMKGDHLVGKYYVEFDKAYKAEINQLVAEGKTEDEAKKIAPLMLEAQAMLQKWEQGDAEVMALWRKMNDWVFAGFNETYQKIGVSFDKVYYESNTYLLGKDLVEEGLASGVFFKKENGSTWIDLKEEGLDEKLVLRADGTSVYITQDLGTTDMKFNDFHNDKSIWVVGNEQDYHFQVLFAIMKRLGRSYADGCYHLSYGMVDLPSGKMKSREGTVVDADDLVAEMIETAAETTRERGKIDDFTKDEAENLFQMLALGALKYFLLKVEPKKRMLFNPAESIDFQGNTGPFIQYTHARICSILRKAEAMNVPVNNQVKNIDILKQESELIYLLNEYPTVIQKACNEYSPAVIANYVYELAKTFNQFYAEVSIMNETDADKQQFRLSLIKTVAQTISKSMSLLGVQVPTRM; this comes from the coding sequence ATGAATATCGAGCAATCATTAAAAAAAGCCATTCAAGAAGCACTTTTGGCACTGTATCAAGTAGAAGAGGAAGTGATTTTACAACCCACAAAAAAAGATTTTGAAGGAAACTATACCTTTGTTGTTTTTCCTTTAGTGAAATCTTTGCGAAAAAATCCAGTGGAGTTGGGTAATGCCATTGGCCAATATTTGAAAGATAAAAACAGCTTTGTGAGTGGATTTAATGTAGTGCAAGGGTTTTTAAATATTGTACTTGATAATGGCGTATGGATTGATACACTTAATGCAATTTTAGCTGATGATTCATTTGGGCAATTACCTTCAAATGGACAGTCGGTAATGGTCGAGTTTTCTTCGCCAAATACCAATAAACCACTACACTTAGGACACCTCCGTAATAATTTTTTGGGCGAATCTGTTTCGAGTATTTTGAAAGCAGGCGGTTTTGAAGTAATCAAAACAAGTTTGGTCAATGACCGTGGTATTCATATTTGTAAGTCGATGTTGGCTTACCAAAAATTTGGCAACAATGAAACACCTGAATCATTAGGAATGAAAGGCGACCATTTGGTTGGCAAATATTATGTAGAGTTTGATAAGGCTTATAAAGCAGAAATTAATCAGTTAGTTGCCGAAGGAAAAACAGAAGATGAGGCAAAAAAAATCGCTCCTTTAATGCTTGAAGCACAAGCAATGCTTCAGAAATGGGAGCAAGGTGATGCCGAAGTGATGGCTTTGTGGCGTAAAATGAATGATTGGGTTTTTGCGGGCTTCAATGAAACTTATCAAAAAATTGGAGTTTCTTTTGATAAAGTTTACTATGAATCGAATACTTACTTATTGGGTAAAGATTTAGTAGAAGAAGGTCTTGCAAGTGGCGTGTTTTTCAAAAAAGAAAATGGTAGTACTTGGATTGATTTGAAAGAAGAAGGGCTTGATGAAAAACTTGTTTTGCGTGCGGATGGAACTTCGGTATATATCACGCAAGATTTAGGTACAACCGATATGAAATTCAATGATTTTCATAATGATAAATCAATTTGGGTGGTAGGAAATGAGCAAGATTACCATTTTCAAGTATTGTTTGCCATTATGAAGCGTTTAGGTCGCTCGTATGCTGATGGTTGTTATCATTTAAGTTACGGAATGGTTGATTTACCTTCAGGTAAAATGAAGTCTCGCGAGGGGACAGTGGTTGATGCTGATGACCTTGTGGCAGAAATGATTGAAACTGCCGCTGAAACAACCCGTGAGCGTGGTAAAATTGATGATTTTACTAAAGATGAGGCCGAAAATTTATTCCAAATGCTGGCTTTAGGTGCTTTAAAATACTTCTTACTTAAGGTTGAACCAAAGAAGAGAATGTTGTTTAATCCAGCAGAATCTATTGATTTTCAAGGAAATACGGGTCCATTTATTCAATATACACACGCACGTATTTGCTCTATCTTGCGTAAAGCAGAGGCGATGAATGTGCCAGTGAATAATCAAGTGAAAAATATTGACATCTTAAAACAAGAGTCAGAATTGATTTATTTATTGAATGAATATCCGACTGTTATCCAAAAAGCATGTAATGAATATTCGCCAGCAGTAATTGCAAATTATGTTTATGAATTGGCAAAGACTTTTAACCAATTCTATGCCGAAGTTTCAATCATGAATGAAACAGATGCCGATAAGCAGCAATTCAGACTTTCGCTAATTAAAACTGTCGCTCAAACAATTTCAAAATCAATGAGTTTATTAGGTGTACAAGTACCTACACGTATGTAA
- a CDS encoding 1,4-dihydroxy-2-naphthoate polyprenyltransferase, with the protein MKHWLSAARPRTLPLALASIFMGGFLAASVGKFDWLIFTLCCLTTIALQVLSNFANDYGDTQNGADLAGRVGPERAVQSGAITPKQMLNGIIFMVVLCLVLGISLLYFAFKDASKNDFLGFLGLGLISMLAAYTYTAGKKPYGYAGLGDVSVFIFFGLVGVLGSNYLFTKSFSWLNVLPAFSCGLFATGVLNINNIRDIESDTRAGKKTIPARLGKPKAIIYHWFLLSFGMISMLIFSYLQAASNYYYIICFPLFFINGIKVSRLPNPDPMLKQMALSTLVFVLSFGLSQILF; encoded by the coding sequence ATGAAGCATTGGCTTTCAGCAGCTCGCCCACGCACACTTCCTTTGGCATTGGCGAGTATTTTTATGGGTGGTTTTTTGGCAGCATCAGTTGGTAAGTTCGATTGGTTAATCTTTACCTTATGTTGCCTTACAACTATTGCCCTACAAGTTTTATCAAACTTTGCCAATGATTACGGTGATACACAAAATGGTGCTGATTTAGCGGGTAGGGTGGGGCCTGAACGTGCTGTTCAGTCGGGTGCAATTACACCGAAACAAATGCTCAATGGTATAATTTTTATGGTCGTATTATGTTTGGTTTTGGGTATTTCTTTATTGTATTTTGCATTTAAGGATGCTTCAAAAAACGACTTTTTGGGCTTTTTGGGGCTCGGTTTAATTTCAATGCTGGCAGCATATACATATACAGCAGGTAAAAAACCTTATGGCTATGCGGGGTTAGGAGATGTTTCAGTGTTTATTTTCTTTGGTTTAGTAGGTGTATTAGGTAGTAATTATCTTTTCACGAAGTCATTTTCTTGGCTAAATGTTTTGCCTGCCTTCTCTTGTGGTTTGTTTGCTACGGGTGTTTTAAATATCAATAACATTCGTGATATTGAATCTGATACTCGTGCGGGGAAAAAGACAATACCGGCTCGATTAGGTAAGCCTAAAGCGATTATTTATCATTGGTTTTTATTGAGCTTTGGTATGATTAGTATGCTGATTTTTAGCTATTTGCAAGCAGCTAGTAACTATTATTATATCATTTGTTTTCCTTTATTTTTTATCAATGGTATAAAGGTTTCTCGTTTGCCAAATCCCGACCCAATGCTTAAACAAATGGCTCTTTCTACCTTAGTTTTTGTGCTTTCATTTGGGCTTTCGCAAATTTTATTTTAA
- a CDS encoding YicC/YloC family endoribonuclease: MLQSMTGFGSATVENTKISVTVEIKSLNSKFFDIYCRIPRTYSEREIEIRNILTQELERGKVEFMMNVVPKDESGAATVVNRPLIKAYFRDLQATANELGFEPGPTELLRMASMMPNAYNNDSLNEADAKAEWDLMKTAINQALTKCKEFRAQEGKNTAFKFEEYIQNISQLLSEVEAQDPKRIPVVRERIAKAVAEWSSSESFDKNRFEQELIYYVEKFDISEEKVRLKNHLEYFIAELKVASNGKKLNFIAQEIGREINTIGSKANDSVIQRLVVQMKDELEKIKEQTMNIV, translated from the coding sequence ATGCTCCAATCAATGACTGGTTTTGGTTCGGCCACTGTCGAGAACACCAAAATTTCTGTAACTGTCGAAATCAAATCTTTAAATTCAAAATTCTTTGATATCTATTGCCGTATTCCACGTACGTATTCAGAACGCGAAATAGAAATCAGAAATATTCTTACCCAAGAACTTGAGCGAGGAAAAGTAGAATTCATGATGAACGTTGTACCGAAAGATGAATCAGGTGCAGCAACAGTCGTTAATCGCCCATTAATAAAGGCTTATTTCCGTGATTTACAAGCAACTGCCAACGAACTAGGCTTCGAGCCAGGCCCAACGGAACTTTTAAGAATGGCTTCTATGATGCCCAATGCATATAACAATGATTCGCTAAACGAAGCCGACGCAAAAGCAGAATGGGATTTAATGAAAACAGCCATCAATCAGGCCTTAACAAAGTGTAAAGAATTTAGAGCACAAGAAGGAAAAAATACTGCTTTTAAATTTGAAGAATACATTCAAAACATTAGTCAATTATTGTCTGAAGTTGAAGCACAAGACCCTAAACGTATTCCAGTTGTACGTGAGAGAATTGCAAAAGCAGTTGCAGAATGGTCTTCAAGCGAAAGCTTTGATAAAAATCGTTTCGAGCAAGAACTTATCTATTACGTTGAGAAATTTGATATTTCGGAAGAAAAAGTTCGCTTGAAAAATCACTTAGAATATTTCATTGCTGAATTAAAAGTTGCTTCAAACGGCAAAAAACTAAATTTCATTGCTCAAGAAATTGGCAGAGAAATCAATACCATCGGCTCGAAAGCAAACGACTCGGTGATTCAAAGG
- a CDS encoding D-alanine--D-alanine ligase family protein, translating into MTNKIRVGVFFGGQAREREISYLGGKTAFEHIDKAIFEPVPIFVDSLGHFIQINPELLYEDSIRDFFPSKNLNRGFRVYIESLGELNETQLYKLIYKVGKQVQPTDFSNLMDFAFVIMHGPQAEDGAIQGLLEWYGIPYMGPGLMGSAVGIDKPMQNKLLSLVTGQKKKMVTFTRDEWQVADRSKLFTDLINNIGFPFVVKAPHQGSSIGVAIVRKRSLEEFTKAIQQCFFETTFLKREWEKMTDRQKRHLMEKTSNLDEGIGFPLYVNGKILHHPAELMEELDALLFTLDSVTAISANAEDHVMIEEFVVGQEFSCGVIQHDDGTALALPPTEIYGEIQTFDFKSKYKSNVTKKRIPVETSIENLNKIHDNLLKAFNNLGFSVVTRIDGFLTPDSRVLLHDPNTLPGMSPASLIFKQMAEIGLTVTQSITYFVRQSIRERIRSGKNTVALRNLLEKIDSLIEGRVSAHRKKVAIIFGETDEEYKTAQRKLGEYASSVAYEPVCVCAARNGQMYKIPVNLMFKADIQDFGQNIGKSKHPFIAEIIRKAEKITNKYAGSFDTQVKKLSETELAESVQFIFQCDSDTLVEL; encoded by the coding sequence ATGACAAACAAAATCAGAGTCGGTGTTTTTTTCGGCGGACAAGCACGAGAAAGAGAAATTTCTTATTTAGGGGGAAAGACAGCTTTTGAACATATTGACAAAGCTATTTTCGAACCTGTTCCTATTTTTGTTGATAGCTTGGGGCATTTCATCCAAATTAATCCTGAGCTACTATATGAAGATTCAATAAGAGATTTCTTTCCATCTAAAAATCTGAACCGAGGCTTTAGAGTATATATAGAGTCATTAGGAGAACTCAACGAAACACAACTATATAAACTCATTTATAAAGTTGGTAAGCAAGTTCAGCCGACAGATTTCTCTAATTTAATGGATTTTGCATTTGTCATTATGCATGGTCCTCAAGCAGAAGATGGTGCTATACAAGGATTATTAGAATGGTATGGAATTCCATACATGGGCCCTGGTTTAATGGGTTCTGCGGTGGGTATTGACAAACCCATGCAAAATAAGCTACTTTCACTTGTAACAGGCCAAAAAAAGAAAATGGTTACTTTTACTCGTGATGAATGGCAAGTGGCAGACCGCTCGAAATTGTTTACAGATTTAATTAATAATATAGGTTTTCCATTCGTGGTCAAAGCTCCTCACCAGGGTTCATCTATTGGGGTGGCAATTGTTAGAAAGAGAAGTTTAGAAGAATTTACGAAAGCCATTCAACAATGTTTCTTCGAAACAACTTTCTTGAAACGAGAATGGGAAAAAATGACTGACCGCCAGAAAAGGCATTTAATGGAAAAAACCTCGAACCTAGACGAAGGTATTGGCTTTCCACTTTATGTCAACGGAAAAATTCTACATCACCCCGCTGAATTGATGGAAGAATTAGATGCACTTCTATTTACTTTAGATTCAGTAACTGCCATTTCAGCAAATGCTGAAGACCACGTAATGATTGAAGAATTTGTGGTAGGACAAGAGTTTTCGTGCGGTGTAATTCAACATGACGACGGAACAGCTTTAGCCTTACCTCCTACCGAGATTTACGGTGAAATTCAAACTTTTGATTTCAAATCTAAATATAAGTCAAACGTCACAAAAAAGCGTATTCCAGTAGAAACGAGTATAGAAAACCTAAACAAAATTCACGATAATTTGCTTAAAGCTTTCAATAATTTAGGATTTAGCGTGGTAACTCGTATTGATGGTTTCTTAACTCCCGATAGCCGTGTATTACTACACGACCCAAATACCTTACCCGGTATGTCGCCAGCCTCGCTTATTTTCAAGCAAATGGCAGAAATCGGTCTTACCGTGACACAATCAATTACTTATTTCGTAAGACAGTCTATCCGTGAGCGTATCAGAAGTGGTAAAAATACAGTTGCTCTGAGAAATCTTTTAGAAAAAATTGATAGTCTGATTGAAGGAAGAGTAAGTGCTCATAGAAAGAAAGTAGCTATTATTTTTGGTGAAACTGACGAAGAATACAAAACTGCTCAAAGAAAATTAGGAGAATACGCTTCTTCAGTAGCTTATGAACCAGTATGTGTATGTGCGGCTCGAAATGGCCAAATGTATAAAATTCCTGTAAACTTAATGTTTAAGGCTGATATTCAAGATTTTGGACAAAATATTGGTAAATCTAAACACCCATTTATTGCAGAAATAATAAGAAAAGCCGAAAAAATTACTAATAAATATGCAGGTAGCTTTGATACACAAGTAAAAAAGCTTTCTGAAACTGAACTTGCTGAAAGTGTACAATTTATTTTCCAGTGTGATTCAGATACATTAGTTGAATTATAA
- a CDS encoding OmpA family protein, producing MRLIASTVIILSLLVACNSSKKTTNNKSKKDPAAAEAAAKIGKMLDLLATDLIGASNQKAEIVRTADGINITFQPDFYFESSSEKLTVDAKGVLDDISSVLSQYPYTEIFIEGHADSSGNQLNNKKLSELRAKTVALYFKAHNVNADRIAIAGYGATRPVESNSTPEGRRRNRRVVVKINANEKKFLASQEAAKGTVVK from the coding sequence ATGCGTTTAATCGCAAGTACGGTCATTATTTTATCTCTACTTGTTGCTTGTAACTCTTCAAAAAAAACTACCAATAATAAAAGTAAAAAAGACCCCGCAGCCGCTGAAGCGGCAGCAAAGATTGGCAAAATGCTGGATTTGTTAGCTACCGATTTAATTGGTGCATCGAATCAAAAGGCAGAGATTGTCAGAACTGCGGATGGCATTAATATTACATTCCAGCCAGATTTTTATTTTGAATCTAGTTCCGAAAAATTAACTGTCGATGCCAAAGGTGTCCTCGACGATATTTCAAGTGTGTTGAGCCAATATCCATACACAGAAATTTTTATAGAAGGGCATGCCGATAGTAGTGGAAATCAGTTGAATAATAAGAAGCTTTCAGAATTAAGAGCCAAAACGGTTGCTTTGTATTTTAAAGCACATAATGTAAATGCAGACCGAATTGCGATTGCGGGTTATGGAGCTACAAGACCCGTTGAAAGTAATAGCACCCCAGAAGGCAGACGTAGAAATAGAAGAGTCGTGGTGAAAATAAATGCTAATGAGAAAAAGTTTTTAGCTTCACAAGAAGCTGCTAAAGGAACAGTTGTAAAATAA
- a CDS encoding glutathione peroxidase has protein sequence MKKKLIIVTVSVLAVGSLMSFRIIKHLFSNKQLAVAKPSNIMAKGSFYDFKLKSLDGKETIDFAKYKGKKIVVLNTASECGYTPQYADWQKFHEKYGDKIVVLGVPANNFGGQEPGSNKEIATFCQKNYGVTFQMLEKISVVGNDQHPLYQWLSKKDMNGWNDKAPTWNFCKYVINEKGEVANFFASGVKPDSPEFKKAVGL, from the coding sequence ATGAAAAAGAAATTAATTATCGTAACAGTATCAGTTTTAGCAGTTGGAAGTCTTATGAGTTTCAGAATTATCAAACATTTATTTTCAAATAAGCAATTAGCAGTTGCAAAACCCTCGAATATTATGGCTAAAGGCTCATTTTATGATTTCAAGTTGAAGTCACTTGATGGAAAAGAAACCATTGATTTTGCTAAATACAAAGGGAAAAAGATTGTTGTACTTAATACAGCTTCTGAATGTGGATATACCCCACAATATGCTGATTGGCAAAAGTTTCACGAAAAATACGGTGATAAAATTGTAGTTTTAGGAGTTCCAGCCAATAATTTTGGAGGACAAGAACCAGGTTCAAACAAGGAAATTGCTACTTTTTGTCAGAAAAACTACGGTGTAACTTTTCAAATGCTTGAAAAAATTAGTGTAGTTGGCAATGACCAGCACCCCTTGTATCAGTGGTTAAGCAAAAAAGACATGAATGGCTGGAATGATAAGGCACCAACTTGGAATTTCTGCAAATATGTAATAAATGAAAAAGGGGAGGTTGCAAATTTCTTTGCTTCTGGTGTAAAACCCGATTCCCCTGAATTTAAAAAAGCAGTAGGACTTTAA
- a CDS encoding tetratricopeptide repeat protein, whose amino-acid sequence MKRLLFPLLTICFAVCITKVNAQQTASEYFEIGVNKSKAGDYIGASQAYSTAIAMNPENAASYYNRGLAKQQLKDHRGAILDFDRTIDLDPKNALAYLYRGKSKSEQDDHRSALQDYNRTIELNPEDAMAYLYRGMTRAKLLDYRRAIQDFTKVVELNPEDDKMYQAFFSRGACKSRLEDYQGSITDFTKAIDMNPKRSQSFASRGFSRLKINDFAGSIKDFDEAVKLNPEDSESYFNRGFAKTKIEDFRGAMNDYDKAIQLDPKNVRAFYGRGFCNSKLGNQKDATSDLTKAIEVDNMSIDSKVYYTGRITKKTLDELRSVVQEKSRINEFSEDRSEAYYSRGISKFKSGDGKGAILDLNKSIELNPTYAEAYFSRGLVRSSMGLQKEALQDCSNAIKLNPKYAEAYYVRGIIKHALGDENAGCYDLSRAGELGYSAAYNVIREYCN is encoded by the coding sequence ATGAAAAGACTACTGTTCCCATTATTAACCATTTGTTTTGCTGTTTGTATTACAAAAGTTAATGCTCAGCAAACGGCATCAGAATATTTTGAAATTGGAGTAAATAAAAGTAAAGCAGGTGATTATATTGGTGCATCACAAGCCTATAGTACGGCGATTGCAATGAATCCTGAAAATGCGGCTAGTTATTACAACCGTGGTTTGGCGAAGCAGCAATTAAAAGACCATCGTGGAGCAATCTTAGATTTTGACCGTACGATTGACCTTGACCCTAAAAATGCTTTAGCATATCTTTATAGAGGAAAAAGCAAAAGTGAACAAGATGACCACCGTTCGGCACTTCAAGATTATAACCGTACCATTGAACTAAATCCTGAAGATGCAATGGCTTATCTTTACCGTGGAATGACAAGGGCCAAGTTATTGGATTATCGTCGTGCCATCCAAGACTTTACGAAGGTTGTTGAATTGAATCCTGAAGATGATAAGATGTATCAGGCCTTTTTCTCTAGAGGGGCATGTAAATCTCGATTAGAAGATTATCAAGGAAGTATCACCGACTTCACAAAGGCGATTGATATGAATCCGAAGCGTTCTCAATCTTTTGCAAGCAGAGGTTTTAGCCGTTTAAAAATCAATGACTTTGCTGGTTCAATTAAAGATTTTGATGAAGCAGTTAAATTGAACCCAGAAGACAGTGAATCTTATTTTAATCGTGGATTTGCCAAAACTAAAATTGAAGATTTCCGAGGAGCAATGAATGATTATGATAAAGCCATTCAGCTTGACCCTAAAAATGTACGTGCATTTTACGGAAGAGGCTTCTGTAATAGTAAACTTGGAAATCAAAAAGATGCTACTTCCGATTTAACGAAAGCGATTGAAGTAGATAACATGAGCATTGACTCAAAAGTATACTATACAGGAAGAATTACTAAAAAAACTTTAGACGAACTTCGAAGTGTAGTACAAGAAAAAAGTAGAATTAATGAATTTTCAGAAGACCGCTCAGAGGCTTATTATAGCAGAGGTATTTCTAAATTCAAATCAGGTGATGGTAAAGGAGCGATTTTAGACTTAAATAAGTCTATCGAATTAAACCCTACTTACGCTGAAGCGTATTTTTCACGTGGTTTGGTGCGGTCATCTATGGGACTTCAAAAAGAAGCTTTACAGGATTGTTCAAATGCCATAAAATTGAACCCTAAATACGCCGAGGCATATTATGTAAGAGGTATAATCAAACATGCTTTGGGCGATGAAAACGCTGGTTGTTATGACCTTAGCCGTGCGGGTGAGTTGGGATATTCTGCCGCTTATAATGTTATTCGTGAATATTGTAACTAA